The following are from one region of the Streptomyces decoyicus genome:
- a CDS encoding EamA family transporter: MRRSTQGRPYPEAAHGGSAAHPGRAAGVAMMCGSGLSNQIGAATGALAFPVIGPAGVVAVRQWVAGLVLVAVGRPRLRSFTWRQWWPVLCLAAVFATMNLSLYTAIDRIGLGLAVTLEFLGPLAVALAASRRLADLLCALVAGAAVVLLARPQPSTDYAGIALGLLAAVCWACYILLNRLVGARLPGTEGSAAAAGISALLYLPVGLTVLAHHPPTASAVGYAAAAGILSSAVPFLADLLALRRVPARFFGVFMSVNPVLAALVGLVVLDQTLHAIDWLAIAAIVTANTVSILAAGSRTAAPPGGRGTALPVAPGAPVTATDPVALDPVASHSRQTGPVPRCEVC; the protein is encoded by the coding sequence ATGCGAAGGAGCACTCAAGGCCGGCCGTACCCCGAGGCCGCTCACGGGGGATCGGCGGCGCACCCGGGCCGTGCGGCAGGCGTGGCGATGATGTGCGGCAGCGGACTCTCCAACCAGATCGGTGCCGCCACCGGAGCACTGGCGTTTCCGGTGATCGGGCCGGCCGGTGTGGTGGCCGTACGGCAGTGGGTGGCCGGCCTCGTCCTCGTGGCGGTGGGCCGGCCGCGGCTGCGCTCGTTCACCTGGCGGCAGTGGTGGCCGGTGCTGTGCCTGGCGGCGGTGTTCGCCACGATGAACCTGTCCCTTTACACGGCGATCGACCGCATCGGCCTGGGCCTGGCGGTGACACTGGAGTTCCTCGGGCCGCTGGCCGTGGCCCTGGCAGCCTCCCGCCGCCTGGCCGACCTGCTGTGCGCCCTCGTCGCGGGGGCTGCCGTCGTCCTGCTGGCCCGCCCGCAGCCGAGCACCGACTACGCCGGCATCGCGCTGGGCCTGCTCGCCGCCGTGTGCTGGGCGTGCTACATCCTGCTCAACCGCCTCGTCGGCGCCCGCCTGCCGGGCACCGAAGGATCGGCCGCCGCTGCCGGCATCTCCGCCCTGCTGTACCTACCCGTCGGCCTCACCGTGCTCGCCCACCACCCGCCGACCGCGAGCGCCGTGGGATATGCGGCGGCCGCCGGCATCCTCTCCTCGGCCGTCCCCTTCCTCGCCGACCTGCTCGCCCTGCGCCGGGTCCCCGCCCGCTTCTTCGGCGTCTTCATGAGCGTCAACCCCGTCCTCGCGGCACTGGTCGGCCTCGTCGTCCTGGACCAGACCCTGCACGCGATCGATTGGCTGGCCATCGCGGCCATCGTGACGGCCAACACCGTCAGCATCCTGGCCGCCGGTTCCCGCACCGCGGCCCCGCCCGGCGGACGGGGCACGGCGCTCCCTGTCGCCCCGGGTGCTCCGGTCACGGCGACGGACCCCGTGGCGCTTGATCCGGTCGCGTCGCACAGCCGGCAGACCGGCCCGGTGCCGCGGTGTGAAGTCTGCTGA
- a CDS encoding CapA family protein — MGSDLLTLFLCGDVMLGRGVDQVLPCPGDPELREGYVRDARAYAELAEAANGSIPRPVGFAWPWGDALRVLDIAAPAARVVNLETSVTADGEFAPGKGIHYRMHPANLPCLTAVRPDVCVLANNHVLDFGRQGLADTLDALAGAGLRTAGAGADADAARRPAVIPLEGGRRILVFSFGMPSSGVPGTWAATGDRAGVDFVARPSSAAATGIVGRVRQVKRPGDVAVVSVHWGANWGYHVPRDEAAFAHALLDGGVDVVHGHSSHHPRALEAYRGKLVIYGCGDFIDDYEGITGYERYRDDLRLLCLVSVDPDTGRLHEVRITPLQARRMRLWHASRQDTRWLRALLDRIGSGFHPCVLCAPEGTLTLRPSGPS, encoded by the coding sequence ATGGGTAGTGACTTGCTCACCCTGTTCCTCTGCGGCGATGTCATGCTCGGCCGTGGCGTCGACCAGGTCCTTCCGTGCCCGGGAGACCCGGAGCTGCGGGAGGGCTACGTGCGGGACGCCCGGGCCTATGCCGAGCTGGCGGAGGCGGCGAACGGCTCCATTCCCCGTCCGGTCGGCTTCGCCTGGCCCTGGGGGGACGCACTGCGGGTGCTCGATATCGCCGCGCCCGCCGCCCGGGTGGTCAATCTGGAAACCAGCGTCACGGCGGACGGTGAATTCGCCCCCGGCAAGGGGATCCACTACCGGATGCACCCGGCGAACCTTCCGTGCCTGACCGCCGTCCGCCCCGACGTCTGCGTGCTGGCCAACAACCACGTCCTGGACTTCGGGCGCCAAGGACTGGCGGACACCCTCGACGCCTTGGCGGGGGCGGGGCTGCGGACGGCCGGGGCGGGCGCGGACGCCGACGCGGCGCGCCGGCCGGCGGTCATTCCCCTCGAAGGCGGCCGCCGGATCCTGGTCTTCTCCTTCGGCATGCCGTCCAGCGGCGTCCCCGGAACATGGGCCGCGACCGGGGACCGCGCCGGCGTCGACTTCGTGGCCAGGCCCTCGTCTGCCGCCGCGACCGGGATCGTCGGCCGGGTACGGCAGGTGAAGCGGCCGGGCGATGTCGCGGTCGTTTCCGTCCACTGGGGTGCCAACTGGGGCTACCACGTGCCACGTGACGAGGCCGCCTTCGCGCACGCACTTCTCGACGGCGGCGTGGATGTCGTCCACGGACACTCCTCGCACCATCCCCGCGCCCTGGAGGCGTACCGGGGGAAGCTCGTGATCTACGGGTGCGGCGACTTCATCGATGACTACGAGGGCATCACCGGCTACGAGCGATATCGGGACGACCTGCGGCTGCTCTGCCTCGTCTCGGTGGACCCGGACACCGGCAGACTCCACGAGGTGCGGATCACCCCTCTTCAGGCCCGGCGCATGCGGCTGTGGCACGCCTCGCGCCAGGACACCCGATGGCTGCGAGCGCTCCTCGACCGGATCGGTTCCGGCTTCCACCCCTGCGTCCTCTGTGCCCCGGAGGGCACGCTCACCCTCCGTCCTTCCGGCCCTTCATGA